A genomic segment from Amphiura filiformis chromosome 10, Afil_fr2py, whole genome shotgun sequence encodes:
- the LOC140163282 gene encoding uncharacterized protein: MAAYTNHVNSTNDEQNYDFEAVCKLQAHIRGILVRKQLNQLRDLYERLAVDLDGHTAPGLDSNQILWKKQNLCKPIFVAQSKKTKKKLDNTPSTCQQCCAKKNPTEQNENTKQDATTLTEIIHSDNESDDNALDLSVKPHQTSSMVNQLQNEHSGKEVISGRVQMETLISSEEPPASPVPKDKDSTDESSAVLLSENCQVIDKTGQSSRISSRNTLPVTSILEQDSTKEVQVAEATEIDHMNSDDESLDSFSSSSKEPVGLLTDDSVNRLVSKRSEVNSDRWCDGQVVAQSLNKRPERISAIEDLSDEEDQNRSDCEPQSSVPDMISIPVTKLTRNDQLISEQSQYQNDAASVSRGMNGNDTGQTSVDNVPKEQSTLKENRSEKDQLNSEPSKYAKDGPHEGTEILPGGLIQQDDKDQRRPELLDGRTEPDCEEVNEADEGAQSDYRENGRHQGTGKMSNETYHERKDSEPYTSTETDREDGRYQGTSEISHETHSERKNSEPYTCTENVHYDGKWNEDSLHKDRNQFVGTFVTSSVDDLRSSMQKRLMSSGMEESCVAADMTSLWSSEHSFEEPTTTITSYPHDIEELQKLRSNVAMELLWVQQAINSRKNYLRLKKNMTGETDYG, translated from the exons ATGGCGGCGTACACAAATCATGTAAATAGTACAAATGATGAACAAAATTATGATTTTGAAGCCGTTTGTAAACTTCAG GCACATATCAGAGGCATTTTGGTTCGTAAGCAGCTCAACCAATTGAGAGATTTGTATGAGAGACTAGCAGTAGATCTTGATGGGCATACAGCACCAGGCCTAGACTCCAACCAAATCTTGTGGAAGAAACAAAACTTGTGCAAACCTATCTTTGTGGCCCAATCTAAAAAG ACCAAGAAGAAGTTAGATAATACACCATCTACTTGCCAACAGTGCTGCGCCAAGAAAAATCCAACAGAACAGAATGAGAATACCAAGCAAGATGCAACCACTTTAACAGAAATCATTCATTCAGACAATGAATCTGATGACAATGCCCTTGACCTCTCTGTCAAACCTCACCAAACATCATCCATGGTAAACCAACTGCAAAATGAACACTCTGGTAAAGAAGTCATATCCGGAAGAGTCCAGATGGAGACTTTGATATCATCAGAGGAGCCACCTGCTTCACCTGTTCCAAAAGACAAGGACTCTACAGATGAGTCATCTGCAGTATTGTTATCAGAAAATTGCCAAGTTATTGATAAGACAGGACAGAGTAGTCGGATTTCATCAAGGAATACTTTGCCTGTGACATCAATCCTGGAGCAAGATTCTACCAAAGAGGTACAAGTGGCAGAAGCGACAGAGATTGATCATATGAACTCCGATGATGAAAGTCTTGACAGCTTTAGTTCGTCAAGTAAAGAACCAGTAGGACTCTTGACAGACGATTCTGTAAACAGACTAGTTTCTAAAAGGTCAGAGGTTAACTCTGATCGCTGGTGCGACGGCCAGGTGGTCGCCCAAAGTCTAAACAAAAGACCagaaagaataagtgcaattGAAGATTTATCCGATGAAGAAGATCAGAACAGAAGTGATTGTGAACCTCAGAGTAGTGTGCCTGATATGATATCAATCCCAGTGACAAAACTTACTCGAAATGATCAGCTGATAAGTGAACAAAGTCAGTATCAaaatgatgcagcttcagtatctAGAGGAATGAATGGAAATGATACTGGTCAGACCAGTGTAGATAATGTACCTAAAGAACAATCAACCCTGAAAGAGAATCGGTCGGAGAAGGACCAGTTGAATAGTGAACCATCTAAGTATGCAAAAGATGGTCCTCATGAAGGTACTGAAATATTGCCAGGTGGTCTTATCCAACAGGATGACAAAGACCAAAGAAGACCAGAGTTGTTAGATGGTAGGACAGAGCCTGATTGTGAGGAGGTCAATGAAGCTGATGAGGGAGCACAAAGTGATTATAGGGAAAATGGGAGACATCAGGGTACCGGCAAAATGTCAAATGAAACTTACCATGAAAGAAAAGACAGTGAACCATACACATCTACAGAGACTGATAGAGAAGACGGGAGATATCAGGGTACCAGCGAAATCTCACATGAAACTCATAGTGAAAGAAAAAACAGTGAACCATACACATGTACAGAGAATGTTCATTATGATGGAAAATGGAATGAAGACAGTCTTCACAAGGATAGGAATCAATTTGTAGGGACATTTGTTACATCATCAGTGGATGATTTGAGGTCTTCTATGCAGAAGAGATTAATGTCATCAGGGATGGAGGAGTCTTGTGTTGCAGCTGACATGACTTCACTTTGGAGCTCAGAACACTCATTTGAAG AGCCAACTACAACAATCACCAGCTATCCACATGATATAGAAGAATTGCAGAAACTACGCAGCAATGTGGCCATGGAGCTGCTATGGGTGCAACAAGCAATAAACAGCAGAAAAAAT TACCTCCGATTAAAGAAGAACATGACTGGCGAGACTGATTATGGATGA